A single genomic interval of Microbacterium hydrocarbonoxydans harbors:
- a CDS encoding PP2C family protein-serine/threonine phosphatase, which translates to MSVALAVSTGAATHTGLRRTLNEDAFLASAPVFLVADGMGGHEAGERASAAVIEEFSRHIGQPALALDEVRDAVAVARAEVESLSTSSNGRAGTTLSGVIIATVDGMGYWLVLNIGDSRVYRLEDGDLEQVSVDHSVVQELVDAGELRPEDAQTDRRRNIITRAIGAGSDGEVDYWLFPAEMGDRMLICSDGLSSELTDGAIREILMVESDPQRAADFLVSSAVHAGGRDNVTAVVIDAISVASRPGTLVETDEPDIADTRPREAAGGVR; encoded by the coding sequence ATGAGCGTCGCCTTGGCGGTATCGACCGGTGCGGCGACCCACACGGGTCTGCGTCGCACACTCAACGAGGATGCCTTCCTCGCCAGCGCCCCGGTCTTCCTGGTCGCCGACGGCATGGGCGGACATGAGGCGGGCGAGCGAGCGAGCGCCGCCGTCATCGAGGAGTTCTCCCGGCACATCGGGCAGCCGGCACTCGCGCTCGACGAGGTGCGCGACGCCGTCGCGGTCGCACGGGCCGAAGTCGAGTCGCTGTCGACCTCGAGCAACGGGCGCGCAGGCACCACCCTCAGCGGTGTCATCATCGCCACGGTCGACGGCATGGGCTACTGGCTCGTGCTGAACATCGGCGACTCGCGCGTCTACCGCCTCGAAGACGGTGATCTCGAACAGGTCAGCGTCGATCACTCGGTGGTCCAGGAGCTCGTCGACGCCGGGGAGCTGCGACCGGAGGATGCGCAGACCGATCGACGGCGCAACATCATCACCCGAGCGATCGGCGCGGGCAGCGACGGCGAGGTCGACTACTGGCTGTTCCCCGCCGAAATGGGCGACCGGATGCTGATCTGCTCCGACGGTCTCTCGTCGGAACTCACCGACGGAGCGATCCGGGAGATCCTGATGGTCGAGTCCGACCCGCAGCGCGCGGCAGACTTCCTCGTCTCCAGCGCGGTGCACGCCGGAGGACGCGACAATGTGACCGCCGTCGTGATCGACGCCATCTCCGTCGCCTCCCGCCCCGGCACCCTCGTGGAGACCGACGAACCAGACATCGCGGATACGCGTCCGCGCGAAGCCGCAGGAGGAGTCCGCTGA
- a CDS encoding RDD family protein, with translation MTQVPFGQIAPISRRAIAYLIDALIAGGIGVVLTLVLVVAANLSGSLEGSVATLVIGGPIVSLVLLGWFVFYTFMQAGAGSIGMRTQGLRLISEDGTPLGFGRTLLRNVIFGLAAGIVVGYFTPLFDGSGRFQGWHDKVAKSLMLDARGEGASHAPRPSDARAAGAPQAAPPVPQGAPPVPQGAPLAQGVPAASQGVPAIPGIPVPPSVPAAPGIPVPQSGAPAPSFARPDVAPAAPFGAPPAPGFAAPAAPEYAAPAAPEYAAPAAPEYPAAPQPAAPVLSDAPAASAAPAASAPAEAPAYTSPAAQPADDGGLIAYVPGITVDAPPPRTAAQGASSQQVTPERPAAPAFATPEPAPAFPAAPAFAAPVAPAAPPAPAAPTAGIAASADAPEEDDLEETRISIPGHRLVFTWDDGTRVTVSRRTVFGRNPGPEDGAILVPVRDETLSLSKTHFEAAASTSGGWILDRYSTNGMTIVRDGQRIACPAGQRVPVRLGDAIEIGDRIVTIGGYA, from the coding sequence ATGACTCAGGTCCCGTTCGGCCAGATCGCGCCGATCTCCCGGCGCGCGATCGCCTACCTGATCGACGCGCTCATTGCGGGGGGTATCGGCGTCGTCCTGACGCTCGTGCTCGTGGTCGCCGCCAACCTCTCCGGCTCGCTCGAGGGCTCCGTCGCGACGCTGGTGATCGGAGGACCGATCGTCAGCCTCGTCCTGCTGGGGTGGTTCGTGTTCTACACGTTCATGCAGGCCGGTGCGGGCTCCATCGGCATGCGCACGCAGGGCCTCCGCCTGATCTCCGAAGACGGGACTCCTCTCGGCTTCGGTCGCACGCTCCTGCGCAACGTGATCTTCGGTCTCGCCGCGGGGATCGTGGTCGGATACTTCACCCCGCTGTTCGACGGGTCCGGTCGTTTCCAGGGATGGCACGACAAGGTCGCGAAGTCGCTGATGCTGGATGCTCGTGGCGAGGGTGCCTCGCACGCGCCGCGTCCCTCGGACGCGCGTGCCGCGGGTGCACCGCAGGCCGCCCCGCCCGTTCCGCAGGGAGCCCCGCCTGTTCCGCAGGGAGCCCCGCTCGCGCAGGGCGTGCCGGCCGCGTCGCAGGGCGTGCCAGCCATCCCCGGCATCCCGGTGCCGCCGTCCGTACCCGCTGCCCCCGGCATCCCGGTTCCGCAGAGCGGCGCGCCTGCTCCGTCGTTCGCACGGCCTGACGTCGCACCGGCTGCCCCCTTCGGAGCGCCTCCCGCACCCGGGTTCGCGGCACCGGCAGCTCCGGAGTACGCGGCTCCGGCGGCCCCGGAGTACGCGGCTCCCGCGGCACCCGAGTATCCGGCCGCCCCGCAGCCCGCTGCACCGGTCCTCTCCGACGCACCGGCCGCATCCGCAGCACCGGCCGCATCCGCTCCGGCGGAGGCACCGGCGTACACCTCTCCGGCGGCACAGCCGGCCGATGACGGCGGACTCATCGCGTATGTCCCCGGCATCACGGTGGACGCGCCGCCGCCGCGCACGGCCGCCCAGGGCGCGTCGTCGCAGCAGGTCACGCCGGAGCGACCGGCTGCTCCGGCATTCGCGACACCGGAGCCGGCGCCCGCGTTCCCCGCCGCGCCGGCGTTCGCCGCGCCTGTTGCGCCTGCCGCACCTCCCGCCCCCGCCGCGCCCACCGCCGGCATCGCCGCTTCCGCAGACGCTCCCGAGGAGGACGATCTCGAGGAGACGCGCATCAGCATCCCTGGCCATCGACTGGTCTTCACCTGGGACGACGGCACCCGCGTCACGGTGTCGCGACGCACGGTCTTCGGACGCAATCCGGGCCCCGAGGACGGTGCGATCCTCGTGCCGGTCCGCGACGAGACGCTGTCGCTCTCGAAGACGCACTTCGAGGCCGCCGCCTCGACCTCCGGCGGCTGGATCCTCGACCGGTACTCGACCAACGGCATGACGATCGTGCGCGACGGACAGCGCATCGCCTGCCCCGCGGGCCAGCGCGTGCCGGTGCGCCTGGGAGACGCGATCGAGATCGGCGATCGCATCGTGACGATCGGGGGATACGCATGA